GCGCCGCGGCCGACTGCGTCCTCAACGCCTTCGCTATGGGATACGAACGCCAGCAGGTGATCATGCCGTGCGGCACCGGAAAGACCCACCTCGCCGTCCACATCGCCCACGAGCTCACCTCCGACAGCCGCAGCCTGACCGTGATGCCGACCCTGGAACTGCTCAACCAGACCGCCCGCGTCTGGCACACCTCCGGCCGGCCGGGCCACTTCCTGGGCCTGTGCTCCGACACACAGACCAGTGAGCCCATCCTGAGCGGCGTGCTCACCATGACCAGCGACCCCGCCCGGCTGGCTGCCGTCGTACGCGGTGCAGACGGTCCCGTCAGTGCCTTCGCCACCTACGCCTCGCTGCCCAAGCTCGTCGAAGCTCACCAGCGCCATCTGCTGCCGCGCTGGGACATCGCGGTCGTGGACGAAGCCCACCGTACCGCCGGCGCCCGCGGCAAACCGTGGGCCGTCATCCACGACAACGACGCCATCCCCGCCCGCCACCGCCTCTACCTCACCGCCACGCCCCGCATCTGGGACGTCAACCGAGACATCGTCACCGAACCGATCGCCTCCATGGACGACGTCTCCCTCTACGGACCTGTCGCCTACCGCTACTCGCTGGCCGAGGCCATCCATGAGGGACGCCTGGCCGACTACCGCATCGCCGCCCCCGAGATCCACGACCCGCACCTGCGCACCCTCTTGACCGCCGGCAAGGGGGCCAGCCGCACGCCCCAGACCGATGCCATGCGGGTAGCGGCGGCCCAGCTGGCCCTGCTCAGAGCGCGCGAGGAACACAGCATCCGCCGCACGGTCGTCTTCAGCCGCAGCATCGCGCAAAGCGATGCCTTCGCCGAAACCCTGCCCGAGACCGCCGCAGCCATCCCCGGCGGCCACGCCCACGGCCTATGGGTCGCCAGCATCCATTCCCGTAACAGCCGTTCAGAGCGGCGAGAGCACCTGACCCGGTTTGCCCAGCCTCCGCAAGACCAGCACGCCAGCACTCTCGCGGAGCTGAGCGTGCTGTGCAACGTCCGCCTATGTGTCGAAGGTGTCGACTTCCCGCTGGCCGACTCCGTGCTCTTCGCCGACCCCAAACAGTCCACCATCGACATCGTCCAGGCGATCGGCCGCGCTCTGCGCATCGGCCCTGGTATGAACAAGATCTCCACACTGGTCATCCCGGTGCTCTTCGGCCCCGGGCAGCGCCCCGAGGCAGCAACGTTCGGGACCCCGTACCACCTCCTGCACCAGGTCATGATCGCGCTCAAGGCGTACGACGAGCACTACTTCCACCGCCTGCCGATCAACGGCGCCCGGCTGCTACCGCCCGCACCGGCCCTCGCCATTCACCCGGCACGCGCAACGGAGATCGCCCCGCACCTGATGCTGCGGATCATGGAGCCCGAACCCGATGTCTGGGAGAACGGGATGGCCTGCGCGCAGGCATTCTTCGACACCCACGGCCATCTGAACGTGCCCAGCAACCACATCACCGATGACGGGTTCCACCTCGGCTGCTGGCTGGGGT
The sequence above is drawn from the Streptomyces sp. NBC_01591 genome and encodes:
- a CDS encoding DEAD/DEAH box helicase; translated protein: MLHDQPAKRLPSELWTRQRAAADCVLNAFAMGYERQQVIMPCGTGKTHLAVHIAHELTSDSRSLTVMPTLELLNQTARVWHTSGRPGHFLGLCSDTQTSEPILSGVLTMTSDPARLAAVVRGADGPVSAFATYASLPKLVEAHQRHLLPRWDIAVVDEAHRTAGARGKPWAVIHDNDAIPARHRLYLTATPRIWDVNRDIVTEPIASMDDVSLYGPVAYRYSLAEAIHEGRLADYRIAAPEIHDPHLRTLLTAGKGASRTPQTDAMRVAAAQLALLRAREEHSIRRTVVFSRSIAQSDAFAETLPETAAAIPGGHAHGLWVASIHSRNSRSERREHLTRFAQPPQDQHASTLAELSVLCNVRLCVEGVDFPLADSVLFADPKQSTIDIVQAIGRALRIGPGMNKISTLVIPVLFGPGQRPEAATFGTPYHLLHQVMIALKAYDEHYFHRLPINGARLLPPAPALAIHPARATEIAPHLMLRIMEPEPDVWENGMACAQAFFDTHGHLNVPSNHITDDGFHLGCWLGYQRALKAAGHLSAARVAALVTCTMPWAHTEDSTENLLPVAQDYARAHGHLLPEPDETYQGRPLGAWLAEQRRLAADSTLPAPYARALKDIDRWWNPAWHAAWQRMYTRAREADTDLSLYPGPLPADADDLTRWLDEQIDAFPTLAKAQQTLLAALPLQRGPLTLALCRPLGSQSATHAHGLRAARRFFRRYQHLRVPVDYTDTHGSSCFPLGQWITDLRDLAGAARLSREETESVEALGMEWLPGLRCDDAPAALPRPRIPSAGQHRNRRTHGGAAGRAH